One window of the Dehalococcoidia bacterium genome contains the following:
- the murC gene encoding UDP-N-acetylmuramate--L-alanine ligase, translating to MKLPDRIHFVGIGGIGMSALATVLQEDGHRISGSDLSLGPLAKRLAARGAQLYEGHAAANIGDAQLVVVSAAIPADNPELEAARAAGIPIIKRGALLGQLMAGRRGIAVAGTHGKTTTSAMIAHILLEAGEDPTFLVGGVIRGLDTNARRGAGPWLVAEADEYDRSFLHLAPEIAVITNVEADHLDLYRDLAEIRAAFRQFARQVRSRLILCWDDPWLRGWHWEETGCAVDTYGLAGGTWRAEAITLEGSSSQFRLAGDHALTVRLAVPGRHNVQNALGALAATSAAGVAVETAAAALERFRGAKRRLEPVGEANGVLVIDDYSHHPTEIRVALAALRVAYPRRRIVCLHQPHTFSRTKLLLPEFATAFGEADLVRIADIYPARERDVWGIRAADLAAAIQHPDVRATGSVEESAAAVAAELRPGDVLALIGAGDISRAAGLVLERLTR from the coding sequence ATGAAACTGCCAGACCGGATCCATTTTGTCGGCATCGGGGGCATCGGGATGAGCGCCCTCGCAACGGTGCTGCAGGAGGATGGCCATCGCATCAGCGGGTCAGATTTGTCGTTAGGGCCCCTTGCGAAACGGCTCGCCGCGCGAGGCGCGCAGCTGTACGAAGGCCATGCGGCAGCCAATATCGGCGATGCCCAGCTGGTAGTGGTGAGCGCCGCAATCCCGGCGGACAACCCGGAACTCGAGGCGGCGCGCGCTGCTGGGATCCCGATTATCAAGCGGGGAGCGCTGCTCGGCCAGCTGATGGCAGGACGGCGCGGGATTGCGGTCGCCGGCACGCACGGCAAGACGACGACCAGCGCGATGATCGCCCACATTCTCCTTGAGGCGGGAGAGGACCCGACCTTCCTCGTCGGAGGAGTGATCCGCGGCCTCGACACGAACGCGAGGAGAGGCGCCGGCCCCTGGCTGGTCGCCGAGGCTGACGAGTACGACCGGAGCTTTCTCCATCTCGCTCCGGAGATCGCGGTGATTACGAACGTCGAAGCAGACCACCTCGACCTCTACCGTGATCTTGCCGAAATCCGCGCCGCCTTCCGCCAGTTCGCCCGCCAGGTGCGCTCGCGCTTGATCCTCTGCTGGGATGACCCGTGGCTGCGCGGGTGGCATTGGGAGGAGACGGGCTGCGCCGTCGACACCTATGGCCTCGCGGGGGGAACGTGGCGGGCAGAGGCGATTACGCTCGAGGGGAGCAGCAGCCAGTTTCGGCTTGCCGGCGACCATGCGCTCACGGTTCGGCTCGCGGTGCCGGGGCGGCATAATGTGCAAAACGCGCTCGGCGCGCTCGCGGCGACAAGCGCAGCGGGGGTTGCGGTCGAGACGGCGGCCGCGGCGCTGGAACGCTTCCGAGGAGCCAAGCGGCGGCTGGAGCCGGTGGGGGAAGCGAACGGCGTGCTCGTGATCGATGATTACAGCCATCATCCGACGGAGATCCGGGTTGCGCTCGCGGCGCTGCGCGTGGCCTATCCGCGGCGGCGGATTGTCTGCCTCCATCAGCCCCATACCTTCAGCCGGACGAAGCTGCTCTTGCCGGAGTTTGCGACCGCCTTCGGCGAGGCCGACCTCGTCCGTATCGCCGATATCTACCCCGCTCGCGAGCGCGATGTGTGGGGCATCCGCGCTGCGGACCTCGCTGCGGCGATTCAGCATCCTGACGTGCGCGCAACCGGGTCAGTCGAAGAGTCGGCCGCAGCCGTAGCGGCAGAACTGCGGCCGGGCGATGTGCTCGCGCTCATCGGCGCCGGCGATATCTCCCGGGCAGCCGGGCTTGTGCTCGAACGGCTCACCAGATGA
- the ftsA gene encoding cell division protein FtsA encodes MGNDRVIAAIDIGTTKICTLVGGRGRGGETEILGVGVAPARGLKKGSIVDLDATVGSVVASIEKAERTSGFKIVSAYVGISGDHIRSQNNRGVIAITHPDRVITLDDSTRVIESARAIPIPSNRELIHIIPRSYTVDGQEGVKNPIGMHGFRLEVETHLISGATTSIQNLTKCVNLAGVDVDDLVLQPLASAEAVLSEEEKEMGVLLADIGGGTTDVALFVDGAVWHTSCLPVGGWHLSNDIAVTLRTSFQVAEELKARYAQAQPRLVPPNDLIDLPAFGAEEKRQESRRHLCEIVEARVDDILQMIIADVKRSGYDGLLPAGIVLTGGSANLVGIDAFAREAYRMPVRVGRPRRLRGLTDTVSDPAYATSVGLLLWGLRASEVDSRTAHPAKRRSGGAALARRLIGWARELLPS; translated from the coding sequence GTGGGAAACGACCGAGTAATCGCGGCGATCGACATCGGAACGACAAAAATCTGTACCCTTGTTGGTGGCCGGGGCCGCGGCGGGGAAACAGAGATCCTGGGCGTCGGGGTTGCTCCGGCTCGGGGGCTGAAGAAAGGTTCGATTGTCGACCTCGACGCGACCGTGGGGTCTGTGGTTGCCTCAATCGAGAAAGCGGAGCGAACAAGCGGTTTTAAGATCGTCTCCGCCTACGTCGGCATCTCGGGCGACCACATCCGCTCGCAAAACAACCGCGGCGTGATCGCCATCACCCATCCCGACCGGGTGATCACGCTGGACGACTCGACGCGGGTGATCGAGTCGGCGCGCGCGATCCCGATCCCCTCCAACCGCGAGCTGATCCACATCATCCCGCGCTCCTATACGGTCGACGGCCAAGAAGGGGTGAAGAACCCGATCGGCATGCACGGGTTTCGGCTCGAAGTTGAGACCCACCTTATCTCTGGCGCGACGACATCGATCCAGAACCTGACAAAGTGCGTCAACTTGGCCGGCGTCGATGTGGACGACCTCGTGCTCCAGCCGCTCGCCTCGGCGGAGGCAGTGCTGAGCGAGGAAGAGAAGGAGATGGGGGTCCTCCTTGCCGATATCGGCGGCGGCACGACGGACGTAGCGCTCTTCGTCGACGGCGCGGTATGGCATACGTCCTGTCTTCCGGTCGGCGGCTGGCACCTCTCGAATGACATCGCAGTGACGCTGCGCACCTCGTTCCAAGTGGCGGAGGAGCTGAAAGCGCGCTACGCCCAAGCACAGCCCCGGCTCGTTCCCCCCAATGACCTGATCGATCTGCCGGCGTTTGGCGCCGAGGAGAAACGGCAGGAGTCGCGCCGCCACCTCTGCGAGATCGTCGAAGCGCGCGTTGACGACATCCTCCAGATGATCATCGCCGACGTGAAGCGCTCGGGCTACGACGGCTTGCTGCCGGCCGGCATCGTCCTGACGGGCGGAAGCGCCAATCTGGTTGGGATCGACGCCTTCGCGCGCGAGGCCTATCGGATGCCGGTCCGCGTGGGCCGGCCGCGCCGCCTTCGCGGGCTGACTGATACCGTCTCCGACCCTGCCTACGCGACGAGCGTCGGGCTGCTGCTGTGGGGGCTGCGAGCAAGCGAGGTCGACTCGCGGACCGCTCACCCGGCAAAGCGGCGGTCAGGAGGAGCAGCGCTTGCCCGCCGCTTGATCGGCTGGGCACGCGAACTGCTCCCCTCCTAA
- the ftsZ gene encoding cell division protein FtsZ: MYDSAEHENVAVIKVIGVGGAGSNAVDHMIQEGIRGVEFIAINTDAQALIRSEAPTRVRIGDRLTKGLGCGGNPEQGMKAAEESRDEILSVISGADMVFITAGMGGGTGTGAAPVVAELAREAGALTVAVVTRPFSWEGNKRRMYAEEGILRLKEKVDTIIVIPNDRLKAVLDKKARARDAFKYADDVLRQGIQGISELITVPGEINVDFADVRSIMKDAGSALMGIGEGHGDTRAADAARMAINSPLLDQSIDGAKGVLFVVSGGEDLTLYEVDEAAEIISKAADPDANIIFGMTFDPTLDQTVRITVVATGFDARLQTRQAEAQPPLYQPQGRPVSQPQPAADRPRTLPSLPTIDPGVQDIDIPPFLRRQGLR, from the coding sequence ATGTACGACTCGGCCGAGCACGAAAACGTCGCCGTCATCAAAGTCATCGGCGTGGGCGGCGCCGGCAGCAACGCGGTCGATCACATGATTCAAGAGGGCATTCGGGGGGTGGAATTCATCGCTATCAACACCGATGCCCAAGCCCTCATTCGCTCCGAAGCCCCAACGCGGGTCCGCATCGGCGACCGGCTGACGAAGGGTCTTGGCTGCGGGGGCAACCCGGAGCAGGGCATGAAGGCAGCTGAGGAAAGCCGCGACGAGATCCTCTCGGTCATCAGCGGCGCCGACATGGTGTTCATTACCGCGGGCATGGGCGGAGGCACGGGAACCGGCGCCGCTCCCGTTGTCGCCGAGCTCGCCCGCGAAGCCGGCGCCCTCACGGTTGCGGTCGTGACCCGTCCCTTCAGCTGGGAGGGCAACAAGCGCCGGATGTACGCCGAGGAGGGCATTCTCCGCCTGAAGGAGAAGGTCGATACCATCATTGTCATCCCGAACGATCGGCTCAAAGCCGTGCTCGACAAGAAGGCGCGCGCCCGCGACGCATTCAAATATGCGGATGACGTCCTGCGCCAAGGCATCCAAGGGATCTCGGAGCTGATCACCGTTCCCGGCGAGATCAACGTCGACTTCGCTGACGTGCGCTCAATCATGAAAGACGCGGGCTCGGCGCTAATGGGGATTGGGGAAGGGCACGGCGACACCCGCGCCGCCGACGCCGCCCGCATGGCGATCAATAGCCCGCTGCTCGACCAGTCGATCGACGGCGCGAAGGGCGTACTGTTCGTTGTCTCAGGTGGAGAAGATCTCACGCTCTACGAGGTGGACGAAGCGGCGGAGATCATCAGCAAAGCGGCAGACCCGGACGCGAACATCATTTTCGGTATGACCTTCGACCCGACGCTCGATCAGACGGTTCGGATCACGGTCGTCGCCACCGGGTTCGATGCCCGCCTGCAGACGCGCCAAGCCGAAGCGCAACCGCCGCTCTACCAGCCGCAGGGGCGGCCGGTTTCCCAGCCCCAGCCGGCGGCCGACCGTCCGCGGACATTGCCGAGCTTGCCCACAATCGACCCCGGCGTTCAGGATATCGATATCCCACCGTTCCTCCGCCGCCAAGGCCTGCGCTAA
- a CDS encoding FtsQ-type POTRA domain-containing protein: MFRVSQVHVRGLQTISPGDVIAAARLEGRHVLEVSDRAIAESLTALPRIKSVTVTRRLPGEIELTLEERTPWAIWQAGSTRYLIDEEGVVLEVIPQAAPTLPVVISGSSAPLKPGARVPPEPVKLAVALDRALPPLVGVKAKRFEYSERGGLLVITDGGWQARFGDGEDLEYKLATLKAIVETARARKISFTAVDLRFGARPFIR; the protein is encoded by the coding sequence ATGTTCCGGGTCTCTCAGGTGCACGTTCGCGGTCTTCAAACGATCTCCCCCGGCGACGTGATCGCGGCAGCGCGCCTGGAGGGGCGGCATGTGCTCGAAGTGTCGGACCGCGCGATCGCCGAGTCGCTGACCGCTCTTCCGCGGATCAAGAGCGTCACCGTAACGCGCCGCCTGCCGGGGGAAATCGAACTGACGCTCGAAGAACGGACGCCGTGGGCGATCTGGCAGGCAGGGAGCACACGCTATCTCATTGACGAGGAAGGGGTCGTGCTTGAGGTGATCCCCCAAGCAGCGCCGACGCTTCCGGTCGTGATCTCTGGGAGCAGTGCTCCGCTGAAGCCGGGCGCCCGCGTCCCGCCTGAGCCCGTCAAGCTGGCGGTAGCGCTCGACCGCGCGCTGCCGCCGCTGGTGGGGGTGAAAGCGAAGCGGTTCGAGTATAGTGAGAGAGGAGGGCTGCTCGTCATCACCGACGGAGGCTGGCAAGCCCGGTTTGGGGACGGCGAAGACCTTGAGTACAAACTCGCGACGCTGAAAGCGATTGTCGAGACGGCCCGCGCCCGCAAGATCTCGTTCACCGCAGTCGATCTCCGCTTCGGCGCCCGGCCATTCATCCGGTAG
- a CDS encoding DRTGG domain-containing protein: MIVSTRPRAGKTMLAAALAELLRRDGRSVGYFKAFEADDTPPASSPDARFLGTLLGVANPAAGASLGGAALGKLLDGQPFDREAVIAAARDAGAGKEVVIVEGGAAPAQGRALGLSARELADALEASVIVVARYESDAVVDEALAAHEAVGERLLGVVINAVPRQRWSGAEERFRRFFQARGGRFLGAIPFEETLSAVTVQQLADHLGGQIMNSHHRAGEVVEHFMVGTVVLGKASEYFQRFRRKAVIAHGSRPDIHLAALETDTRCLVLAGNIVPNPIVLARAEEEDVPLIMVKQDTLAVMEQLEELFPTSRFSVPANVPLVADLVAAHLDLALIRAPAGASS; this comes from the coding sequence GTGATCGTTTCCACGCGCCCTCGGGCGGGCAAGACCATGCTGGCAGCGGCGCTCGCGGAGCTCCTCCGGCGCGACGGCCGCAGTGTCGGCTACTTCAAAGCATTTGAGGCGGATGACACGCCGCCCGCCTCGTCGCCGGATGCCCGCTTCCTCGGCACACTGCTCGGCGTGGCCAACCCGGCAGCAGGGGCCTCGCTCGGCGGCGCCGCACTCGGCAAGCTGCTCGATGGCCAGCCGTTCGACCGCGAGGCAGTGATCGCTGCCGCACGCGACGCCGGAGCGGGAAAGGAGGTTGTGATCGTCGAGGGCGGCGCCGCCCCCGCCCAAGGGCGCGCGCTCGGTCTCTCGGCGCGGGAACTGGCCGACGCCTTAGAGGCGTCGGTGATCGTCGTGGCGCGCTACGAGAGCGATGCCGTCGTCGACGAGGCGCTCGCCGCCCATGAGGCTGTCGGCGAACGGCTGCTCGGCGTGGTGATCAACGCGGTGCCCCGACAGCGGTGGAGCGGCGCCGAGGAGCGCTTCCGCCGGTTCTTTCAGGCGCGCGGGGGGCGTTTCCTCGGGGCGATCCCGTTCGAGGAGACGCTGTCAGCGGTGACCGTGCAGCAGCTCGCTGACCACCTTGGCGGCCAGATCATGAACAGTCACCACCGGGCCGGCGAGGTCGTCGAGCATTTCATGGTCGGAACGGTCGTCCTGGGCAAAGCGTCGGAGTACTTCCAGCGCTTCCGCCGGAAAGCAGTCATCGCTCACGGCAGCCGGCCGGATATTCACCTCGCGGCGCTCGAGACCGATACGCGCTGTCTCGTGCTGGCCGGCAATATCGTGCCAAATCCGATCGTGCTAGCACGCGCCGAAGAAGAAGATGTCCCGCTTATCATGGTCAAGCAGGATACCCTTGCTGTCATGGAGCAACTCGAAGAGCTGTTCCCGACGTCGCGCTTCAGCGTTCCAGCGAATGTCCCGCTCGTCGCCGACCTCGTTGCGGCGCATCTCGATCTTGCTTTGATCCGCGCCCCTGCCGGCGCGTCATCGTAG
- the pyk gene encoding pyruvate kinase: MARRTKIVATLGPASCEPSTIEQLVIAGMDVARLNCSHSTPSERERLTKLVREAAARARRNVAVLLDLQGPKIRTGRNVDGQPIELHAGQELIITTRPVLGTPEMISTNYLSLPTDVRPGDRILLSDGAISLVVLDVDYDSVRTQVVTGGVLRERQGINLPGVTVSAHALTQKDRDDLQHGLRIGVDYVALSFVRRPDDVREAKQFISSLGAKTPVIAKIEKPQAVDHLDRILSVSDGVMVARGDLGVEVPLEQVPAIQKRITRQARAHRRPVIVATQMLESMTVQERPTRAEVSDVANAIFDSADAVMLSAETATGRYPVLAVETMSRIATSAEAAEVTRPTQLEPHGGRSEAIAQAACVLASGIHARALVAMTRSGFTARLISSFRPTTPIIAVTESEEVRRSLALWWGVTAIYQPFKPTMDETLSALQERLLAEGLASPGDSVIVVGGTPTGPRGRTNYFTLLDLPRSRT; encoded by the coding sequence GTGGCACGCCGCACCAAGATCGTCGCGACGCTCGGGCCGGCGTCGTGCGAGCCGTCGACGATCGAGCAGCTCGTTATCGCCGGGATGGACGTCGCCCGGCTCAACTGCTCGCACAGCACACCGAGCGAGCGTGAACGGCTGACGAAACTCGTCCGCGAGGCGGCCGCGCGTGCCCGCCGCAACGTTGCGGTCCTGCTCGACCTGCAGGGACCGAAGATCCGCACCGGCCGCAACGTCGACGGCCAGCCCATCGAGCTCCACGCGGGGCAGGAGCTGATCATCACGACCCGTCCGGTGCTCGGCACGCCGGAGATGATTTCGACGAACTATCTCAGCCTCCCCACCGATGTCCGTCCGGGCGACCGCATTCTCCTTTCCGACGGCGCTATCAGCCTCGTCGTGCTCGACGTGGACTACGACTCCGTCCGGACCCAGGTCGTCACTGGCGGTGTCCTTCGGGAGCGCCAAGGGATCAATCTGCCGGGAGTGACAGTGTCGGCCCATGCGTTGACGCAGAAAGATCGCGACGACCTGCAGCACGGGCTTCGGATCGGGGTGGATTACGTTGCGCTCTCGTTTGTCCGGCGTCCTGATGATGTTCGCGAGGCGAAGCAGTTCATCAGTTCCCTCGGCGCCAAGACGCCGGTCATCGCCAAGATCGAGAAGCCGCAGGCGGTCGACCACCTCGACCGCATTCTCTCTGTTTCCGACGGCGTGATGGTGGCGCGCGGGGACCTCGGCGTCGAAGTGCCGTTGGAACAGGTGCCGGCGATCCAGAAGCGGATTACGCGGCAAGCGCGCGCGCACCGCCGGCCAGTGATCGTTGCCACCCAGATGCTCGAATCGATGACAGTGCAGGAACGCCCGACGCGCGCCGAGGTGTCTGACGTCGCGAACGCGATTTTCGACTCCGCAGATGCCGTCATGCTGTCGGCCGAGACTGCCACCGGGCGCTATCCAGTGCTCGCCGTTGAGACCATGAGCCGCATCGCCACGAGCGCGGAGGCCGCCGAGGTGACGCGCCCGACCCAACTGGAGCCGCACGGCGGGCGCTCTGAAGCGATCGCGCAGGCAGCGTGTGTCCTCGCGAGCGGAATCCACGCCCGCGCGCTCGTCGCCATGACCCGGAGCGGCTTCACGGCGCGGCTGATCTCCAGTTTCCGGCCAACGACCCCGATCATCGCCGTGACCGAGAGCGAGGAGGTGCGCCGTTCGCTGGCGCTGTGGTGGGGGGTGACCGCCATCTATCAGCCGTTCAAGCCGACGATGGACGAGACGCTTTCCGCACTGCAGGAACGGCTGCTGGCCGAAGGGCTCGCTTCGCCCGGCGACTCCGTCATTGTCGTCGGCGGCACCCCGACGGGACCGCGAGGCAGAACAAACTACTTCACCCTCCTCGATCTCCCCCGCTCAAGAACTTGA
- the murB gene encoding UDP-N-acetylmuramate dehydrogenase codes for MNERRTAFAARLRGVVPVRFDEPLAKHTTFRIGGPADAYVQARTLPQLIAAVRAAWEEDLPVLVIGGGSNLLVLDGGVRGVVIESRARQVMGEPSGSRPPRQRSLEEALALANEQPAAETLELTVEAGMPLAALARRTALAGWAGLEWAVDIPGTVGGAVVNNAGAHGGEMASSMTAALLLHPASDVPVWRPAAELGLTYRASLLKEAAPSCPRPVVLAAKFALRRGDPLTLRAAVAQYSQYRRRTQPVGAGAGSIFKNPPEAAAGWLIERANLKGAQVGAVRVSDLHGNFMLNLGGATAADVLALVDLVRERVFAQWGVFLELEIQIVGEAER; via the coding sequence ATGAACGAGCGGCGAACTGCGTTCGCGGCGCGGCTGCGCGGGGTTGTCCCGGTGCGGTTCGACGAGCCGCTCGCGAAGCACACGACCTTCCGCATCGGCGGTCCGGCAGACGCCTATGTCCAAGCGCGGACACTCCCCCAGCTGATTGCCGCGGTGCGGGCGGCGTGGGAAGAGGACCTCCCCGTCCTCGTGATCGGAGGAGGGAGCAACCTCCTCGTGCTCGACGGCGGGGTCCGGGGCGTCGTCATTGAGAGCCGTGCTCGGCAAGTGATGGGCGAGCCGTCCGGCAGTCGGCCGCCGCGCCAACGTTCGCTGGAGGAAGCGCTTGCTCTTGCTAACGAACAGCCGGCTGCTGAGACGCTCGAGCTGACGGTCGAGGCGGGGATGCCGCTTGCGGCATTGGCGAGGCGAACGGCGCTGGCGGGCTGGGCAGGGCTCGAATGGGCGGTGGATATTCCCGGCACTGTCGGCGGCGCAGTCGTCAACAACGCCGGCGCGCACGGCGGTGAGATGGCGAGCAGCATGACCGCCGCCCTTCTTCTCCACCCGGCGAGCGACGTGCCGGTGTGGCGGCCGGCAGCGGAACTGGGGCTGACGTACCGCGCCAGCCTACTCAAGGAGGCAGCCCCCTCCTGTCCGCGGCCGGTCGTCCTTGCCGCCAAGTTCGCGCTCCGCCGCGGCGATCCTCTTACGTTGCGCGCTGCCGTCGCGCAATACTCGCAGTACCGCCGCCGAACGCAGCCCGTCGGCGCCGGGGCGGGCTCAATTTTCAAGAACCCGCCGGAAGCCGCGGCGGGCTGGCTGATCGAGCGGGCGAATCTGAAAGGTGCGCAGGTCGGGGCGGTGCGCGTCTCCGACTTGCATGGGAACTTCATGCTCAACTTGGGCGGTGCCACCGCAGCCGACGTGCTTGCGCTCGTTGACCTCGTCCGTGAGCGGGTCTTCGCGCAGTGGGGTGTCTTCCTCGAGTTGGAGATCCAGATTGTGGGCGAGGCGGAGCGGTGA